From Musa acuminata AAA Group cultivar baxijiao chromosome BXJ3-8, Cavendish_Baxijiao_AAA, whole genome shotgun sequence, one genomic window encodes:
- the LOC103995097 gene encoding vicilin Cor a 11.0101-like — MATRRVEAFLFPLLLLLLSSSCLLASSSKSDPEKKRCVMECRGIPEQQQRKLCVHRCLDHSGEQESGREHNPYYFGRRSYQQWSRTEHGRLEVLERFARRSDHLLGVDNYRLAVLEAEPQTFIMPCHWDAEQVVYVMQGRGTITLLHEERRESHDIKRGDIMRVPAGVIVYAINKASNERLRVAMLLHPVSTPGHIEEYHGAAGRNPQTFYTSFSNEVLEAAFNTPWDKLGRVFRSQRKGEIIKITEDQIRALNESKTESWPFGLSNEPYNLLENSPSHSNEHGQLHEATGNDCEMLQDLNVDVSIANISERSMMAPNYDTRSTKLAMVVEGRGYIEMACPHRSAERRRTQEETGSQGEQRVRYRTVRSRVSRGSVFVIPAGHPAAVVAAANENLQVLCFGTRSENNRRYYLAGRNNVLNRLDRAAKAMAFGVPAEEVEEVLNAQPESVFMPGPERRREEEEKWRQLIFKYAGL; from the exons ATGGCCACCAGAAGAGTCGAAGCCTTCCTCTTCCCACTTCTCCTCCTGCTCCTCTCCTCCAGCTGCCTCTTGGCTTCATCCTCCAAATCTGATCCAGAGAAGAAGCGTTGCGTCATGGAGTGCAGAGGCATTCCGGAGCAGCAGCAGAGGAAGCTATGCGTGCACCGGTGCTTAGACCATTCCGGCGAGCAAGAATCTGGAAGAGAGCACAACCCTTACTACTTCGGACGGCGGAGCTACCAGCAGTGGAGCAGAACGGAGCACGGCCGTTTGGAGGTGCTGGAGAGGTTTGCTCGGAGATCCGACCACTTGCTGGGCGTCGACAACTACCGCCTGGCGGTGTTGGAGGCGGAGCCGCAGACTTTTATCATGCCCTGCCATTGGGACGCCGAACAGGTGGTTTACGTAATGCAAG GGCGTGGGACGATAACACTGCTGCACGAGGAGAGGCGAGAGTCACACGATATCAAGAGAGGAGACATCATGAGGGTTCCGGCGGGGGTGATCGTGTATGCCATCAACAAAGCCAGTAATGAGAGGCTCCGAGTCGCCATGCTCCTCCACCCCGTCTCGACTCCCGGGCACATTGAG GAGTACCATGGTGCAGCCGGGAGGAATCCACAGACCTTCTACACCAGTTTTAGCAACGAAGTACTGGAAGCTGCCTTCAAT ACTCCGTGGGATAAACTAGGGAGGGTATTTAGGAGCCAGAGGAAGGGGGAAATCATAAAGATAACCGAGGATCAGATCAGAGCATTGAATGAATCCAAAACCGAGAGTTGGCCTTTTGGACTCTCAAATGAGCCATACAATCTGCTGGAGAACAGCCCTTCTCATTCGAATGAGCATGGTCAACTACACGAGGCCACAGGTAACGACTGCGAGATGCTCCAGGATCTGAATGTGGACGTATCCATTGCTAACATCAGCGAG CGATCAATGATGGCTCCAAACTACGACACCCGGTCGACCAAGTTGGCCATGGTGGTGGAAGGAAGAGGCTACATCGAGATGGCTTGTCCCCACCGCTCCGCCGAGCGACGCAGAACCCAGGAGGAGACGGGATCCCAAGGAGAGCAGCGCGTCCGCTATCGGACCGTGAGATCGCGAGTCTCCCGTGGGTCGGTGTTCGTGATCCCCGCAGGGCACCCGGCGGCAGTCGTGGCCGCTGCTAACGAAAACCTTCAGGTCCTCTGCTTCGGGACACGGTCGGAGAACAACCGGAGGTACTACCTCGCGGGGAGGAACAACGTGCTGAACAGACTCGACAGGGCGGCGAAGGCGATGGCCTTCGGCGTCCCGGCGGAGGAAGTGGAAGAGGTGCTCAATGCGCAGCCGGAGAGCGTGTTCATGCCCGGTCCGGAGCGCCggcgggaagaagaagagaagtggcGGCAGCTTATCTTCAAATATGCCGGGTTGTGA